One stretch of Pseudoramibacter sp. DNA includes these proteins:
- a CDS encoding DUF1810 domain-containing protein, translating to MASSMNRFLTAQQRDYGKALAEIRKGHKQSHWIWYIFPQVKGLGFSAKSEFYGISDMAEAKAYLQNPTLRAHLIEILEALLKLDTHDAREVMGFPDDLKLRSSMTLFHLADPSIEVFQKVLDQYFHGEMDQQTVDILGVKEEESSALEARQEAEEAQEEKNQ from the coding sequence ATGGCATCGTCAATGAATCGTTTTCTCACCGCGCAGCAGCGGGATTACGGAAAAGCGTTAGCGGAAATCCGCAAAGGCCATAAACAAAGTCATTGGATATGGTATATTTTTCCGCAGGTTAAGGGACTGGGCTTCAGTGCGAAATCCGAGTTCTACGGCATTTCAGATATGGCCGAAGCCAAAGCCTATCTGCAGAATCCCACCCTGCGGGCGCATCTGATCGAAATTTTGGAGGCGCTATTAAAGCTTGACACCCACGACGCGCGCGAAGTGATGGGATTCCCGGACGATTTGAAACTGCGCTCTTCGATGACCCTGTTTCATCTGGCCGACCCAAGCATAGAGGTTTTTCAGAAAGTGCTGGATCAGTATTTTCACGGCGAGATGGATCAGCAGACCGTCGATATTCTGGGGGTGAAAGAAGAAGAAAGCAGTGCCCTCGAGGCCCGGCAGGAAGCAGAAGAAGCGCAGGAAGAAAAAAACCAGTAA
- a CDS encoding FAD:protein FMN transferase: protein MKRKHSIAGLIAAVAAVAAGAVLMSACTSFGTAAEPVSRQVIAMTTVMNLKAYGKNAEKGLDDGENEINRLDKLLSVGSSSSAVSKLNAAGGGTVNADIDTLLKKSLSVYKSTGGAFDITVYPLMKLWGFTEVYNENDELDQNKPRDIPTASAIQAQLANVGADRIAYNAAAKTLTLPAGTQIDFGGIAKGYTSQRIVDIMKKDGVTAGNIELGGNVQVFGKKPDGSPWTIGLTDPNKTSRTMGVLTLTKGRAVVTSGGYERYITGKDGKRYHHILDPKTGYPANSDIKSVTIVCKDGTTADALSTAMFVLGKEKAVDYWRHHAGTFQMILMDSRKQIWVTSGLKGQVQSDRYKIRIISRGKK from the coding sequence ATGAAGAGAAAACACAGCATCGCAGGATTAATCGCAGCGGTGGCGGCGGTGGCCGCGGGAGCAGTGCTTATGAGCGCCTGCACGTCCTTCGGCACAGCAGCCGAACCGGTGAGCCGCCAGGTCATCGCCATGACGACGGTGATGAACCTGAAGGCGTACGGCAAAAATGCCGAGAAAGGGCTTGATGACGGCGAAAATGAAATCAACCGGCTGGATAAGCTTTTGTCAGTGGGATCGTCGAGCAGCGCTGTCAGCAAGCTGAATGCCGCCGGCGGCGGAACCGTGAATGCGGATATCGACACCCTTTTGAAGAAATCCCTTTCGGTTTACAAATCTACCGGCGGCGCCTTTGACATCACGGTTTATCCGCTGATGAAGCTGTGGGGCTTTACCGAAGTGTACAACGAAAACGACGAGCTGGATCAGAACAAGCCCCGGGATATTCCCACCGCGTCTGCAATTCAGGCGCAGCTGGCCAACGTGGGCGCGGACCGCATTGCGTATAACGCAGCCGCCAAAACCCTGACCCTGCCCGCAGGCACCCAGATTGATTTCGGCGGCATCGCCAAAGGCTATACCTCCCAGCGCATTGTGGATATCATGAAAAAGGACGGCGTCACGGCCGGCAATATCGAGCTCGGCGGCAACGTCCAGGTCTTCGGGAAGAAACCGGACGGGTCACCCTGGACCATCGGCTTGACAGATCCCAACAAGACCAGCCGGACCATGGGGGTGCTTACCCTGACTAAAGGGCGCGCCGTGGTGACTTCAGGGGGCTACGAGCGCTATATCACCGGCAAAGACGGCAAGCGCTATCACCACATTCTCGATCCTAAAACCGGCTATCCGGCAAACAGCGACATCAAATCGGTCACCATCGTGTGCAAGGACGGCACCACCGCCGATGCGCTGTCGACGGCCATGTTCGTCTTGGGCAAAGAGAAGGCGGTTGATTACTGGCGCCATCACGCCGGCACCTTCCAGATGATATTAATGGACAGCAGGAAACAAATCTGGGTGACCTCAGGCCTGAAGGGCCAGGTGCAGTCAGACCGTTATAAGATTCGGATTATTTCAAGGGGGAAGAAGTGA
- a CDS encoding Na+/H+ antiporter NhaC family protein, with translation MRSEEKKPSSNGWALLPIVVFLVLYLGSGIYFEYIHPIKGKMGFYIMSVVVAFGIALIVAFVQNPRLSFNEKIHVCAQGIGDDNITIMLFIFLLAGAFSGIASEAGGVTSTANMLLNIIPPNFAVLVAALLGVNVFIVLGAGVVLFFVVGAGYGTLNYVTAFSAMGKGTSGMFETMIVTILVASIAALMREFGGFEAILSWIRRHFDGRRGGMFGIFFLTALMDIATANNTVAIVVAAPIAKHISEEYDVDPRKTASLLDTCSCIFQGIIPYGAQLLIAANLSGLSSARIIPYLYYPFFLMVCVIISILGDGRFSKKVSESA, from the coding sequence GTGAGATCAGAAGAAAAAAAGCCGTCGTCTAACGGCTGGGCGCTTTTGCCTATTGTTGTTTTTCTCGTTCTGTATTTAGGCAGCGGGATTTATTTTGAGTATATTCATCCCATTAAGGGCAAGATGGGATTCTACATTATGTCCGTGGTGGTGGCCTTCGGCATCGCGCTGATCGTCGCCTTTGTTCAGAATCCAAGGCTTTCGTTCAACGAGAAAATTCACGTCTGCGCCCAGGGCATCGGAGATGACAACATCACGATCATGCTGTTTATTTTTCTTCTGGCCGGCGCTTTCAGCGGCATCGCTTCAGAAGCCGGCGGCGTGACGTCCACGGCGAACATGCTCCTCAACATCATTCCGCCGAATTTTGCCGTGCTGGTGGCCGCGCTGCTGGGGGTCAACGTCTTTATCGTCCTCGGCGCCGGGGTGGTCTTGTTTTTTGTCGTCGGCGCCGGTTACGGCACCTTGAATTATGTCACGGCCTTTTCGGCGATGGGCAAGGGCACGAGCGGCATGTTTGAGACGATGATCGTGACGATTCTCGTCGCCTCCATTGCTGCACTCATGCGGGAATTTGGCGGCTTCGAAGCCATTCTGAGCTGGATCCGCCGCCATTTCGACGGCCGCAGAGGCGGCATGTTCGGCATCTTTTTCCTCACGGCGCTCATGGACATCGCGACGGCGAACAACACCGTGGCCATTGTGGTGGCGGCGCCCATCGCCAAGCATATTTCCGAAGAATACGATGTCGATCCGAGAAAAACGGCCTCGCTTCTCGATACCTGCTCGTGCATTTTCCAGGGGATCATTCCCTACGGCGCCCAGCTTTTAATCGCCGCCAACTTGTCCGGACTCTCCAGTGCCCGCATTATCCCGTATCTGTATTATCCTTTCTTTTTGATGGTCTGCGTCATCATTTCGATTCTGGGAGACGGGCGTTTTTCTAAAAAAGTATCTGAAAGCGCATAA
- the gpmA gene encoding 2,3-diphosphoglycerate-dependent phosphoglycerate mutase, translating into MKLVLLRHGQSEYNKENKFCGWHDAELSDQGRKEAADAGRALKEAGFDFDVCYTSYLKRAIHTLDLALTSLDRCWLPVYKTWRLNERHYGALQGLNKSDTAAKYGEDQVKIWRRSFATTPPLLKEDDPRNPALQEQYRGIPKEDLPLGESLKLTIDRVMPYYNETILPQMLAGKRVLIAAHGNSLRALAMSLEGMSEEEILGFNIPTGVPLVYTLDDEGKFISKEYIGDPDVIAAKITAVANQGKAK; encoded by the coding sequence ATGAAATTAGTACTCTTACGCCATGGCCAAAGTGAATACAACAAAGAAAACAAATTCTGCGGCTGGCACGACGCTGAACTTTCCGATCAGGGACGCAAGGAAGCCGCTGACGCAGGCCGCGCTTTAAAAGAAGCCGGATTCGATTTCGATGTCTGCTACACATCTTACTTAAAACGTGCCATTCATACTTTGGATCTCGCACTGACCAGTTTAGACCGCTGCTGGCTGCCGGTTTACAAAACCTGGCGTTTAAACGAACGTCACTACGGCGCGCTGCAGGGCCTCAACAAGAGCGACACCGCAGCCAAATACGGAGAAGATCAGGTCAAAATCTGGCGCCGTTCTTTCGCCACCACGCCGCCGCTGCTTAAAGAAGACGATCCGAGAAACCCGGCTCTTCAGGAACAGTACCGCGGCATTCCAAAAGAAGACCTGCCTTTGGGCGAAAGCCTGAAACTGACCATCGACCGCGTCATGCCGTACTACAATGAAACCATTTTACCTCAAATGCTCGCCGGCAAACGGGTTTTAATCGCCGCTCACGGCAATTCTCTCCGCGCCCTGGCCATGTCTCTTGAAGGCATGAGCGAAGAAGAAATCCTCGGCTTCAACATTCCGACCGGTGTGCCTTTGGTTTACACCCTCGACGACGAAGGCAAGTTCATTTCCAAAGAATACATCGGCGATCCTGATGTCATCGCAGCCAAAATCACTGCTGTCGCCAATCAGGGCAAAGCCAAATAA
- a CDS encoding zinc ribbon domain-containing protein, translating to MFLMIGVTNGQKKLPFSFPMICPNCGQYSRFEVWMTYTQLLLFFIPCFKWHKRYFVRMRCCGAVYELDPETGRRIARGEEVSLTPEDLHGPVSGDNDRGYSTPRHRCPRCGYETNEDFEYCPKCGTRFED from the coding sequence ATGTTTTTAATGATCGGCGTCACAAACGGCCAGAAAAAGCTTCCTTTTTCGTTCCCGATGATTTGTCCGAACTGCGGACAGTACAGCCGTTTTGAAGTCTGGATGACGTATACCCAGCTACTGTTGTTTTTTATTCCGTGTTTCAAGTGGCATAAGCGCTATTTTGTGCGCATGCGCTGCTGCGGCGCGGTCTACGAACTCGATCCGGAAACCGGACGGCGCATCGCCCGGGGCGAGGAAGTGTCTTTAACGCCGGAGGATCTTCACGGTCCGGTTTCAGGAGATAATGACCGGGGGTACAGCACCCCTAGACACCGCTGTCCCCGCTGCGGTTATGAAACCAACGAAGACTTTGAATACTGTCCGAAATGCGGCACCCGTTTTGAAGACTGA
- a CDS encoding Y-family DNA polymerase — MRPAYLCIDLKSFYASVECVFRHLDPLKTRLVVADESRTDKTICLAVSPALKALGVSSRPRLFEVKQHMTYMEKKLGKKLPFLIAPPQMRRYVEVSSKIYQLYLETLSPEDIHVYSIDEVFIDATPYLKLMQMDARALAAFLIQNIYSQTGITATAGIGSNLYLAKIAMDIVAKHLPGDAKGMRIAELDEAAYCRTLWSHKPLTDFWRIGPGISKRLAAYRMTTMGDIAAMSRSNEELLYQLFGVDAQILIDHAWGREPCTMADIKAYKPQHHALSLGQVLPEPYTHQDAALIVREMAEQLALDLTAKGLVTDALTLHIGFDHAVLDAGRYSGPVCLDHYGRKVPKPARGSIRLNGPTDLRSRITGRCLQLFEEIADADLPVRRITLSTGPVILKSEVHIQCSFFEDEDRLQREHCLQKAFTSVQNRYGKNALFRGSDLLEKARTLTRNQEIGGHHA; from the coding sequence ATGCGCCCTGCCTATCTCTGTATCGACCTGAAATCTTTTTACGCTTCTGTGGAATGTGTTTTCCGGCATTTGGACCCGCTGAAAACCAGACTGGTCGTCGCAGATGAGAGCAGAACCGACAAAACCATCTGTCTGGCCGTCTCGCCGGCGCTCAAGGCCCTGGGCGTCAGCAGCCGTCCCCGGCTCTTTGAAGTTAAACAGCACATGACCTATATGGAAAAAAAGCTGGGGAAAAAGCTGCCTTTTCTCATTGCGCCGCCCCAAATGCGCCGCTACGTCGAAGTATCTTCTAAAATCTATCAGCTTTATCTCGAAACTTTATCCCCAGAGGACATCCACGTCTATTCCATCGACGAGGTTTTCATTGACGCCACACCATATCTCAAGCTGATGCAGATGGATGCCAGGGCCCTTGCCGCTTTTCTCATCCAGAACATCTACAGCCAGACCGGCATCACCGCCACAGCAGGCATCGGTTCCAACTTGTATTTAGCCAAAATCGCCATGGACATCGTCGCCAAACACCTGCCCGGCGACGCCAAAGGCATGCGTATCGCCGAACTGGACGAAGCGGCCTACTGCAGAACCCTCTGGTCACACAAACCCCTGACTGATTTCTGGCGCATCGGTCCGGGCATTTCAAAAAGACTGGCTGCTTACCGCATGACAACAATGGGCGATATCGCTGCAATGTCCAGATCCAACGAAGAACTGCTTTATCAGCTGTTCGGCGTGGACGCTCAGATCCTCATCGACCACGCCTGGGGGCGGGAGCCCTGCACCATGGCAGACATCAAGGCTTACAAGCCTCAGCACCACGCCCTTTCTCTGGGGCAGGTCCTGCCAGAACCCTACACCCATCAGGACGCTGCCCTTATCGTCCGGGAAATGGCGGAACAGCTCGCCCTGGACCTCACCGCTAAGGGCCTCGTCACCGATGCGCTCACCCTGCACATCGGATTCGATCACGCTGTTCTCGATGCCGGCCGCTACAGCGGACCGGTCTGCCTGGACCATTACGGCAGAAAGGTTCCGAAACCGGCCCGGGGCAGTATCCGTCTGAACGGCCCTACGGATCTCAGATCCAGAATCACGGGCCGATGTCTTCAGCTTTTCGAAGAAATTGCAGACGCTGATCTCCCGGTGAGGCGCATCACCCTATCCACTGGACCTGTGATTTTAAAATCCGAGGTGCATATTCAGTGCAGCTTTTTCGAAGATGAAGACAGGCTTCAGCGCGAGCACTGCCTTCAAAAGGCCTTTACCTCGGTTCAAAACCGCTACGGCAAAAATGCGCTTTTCCGCGGCAGCGACCTGCTCGAAAAGGCCAGAACCCTCACCCGAAATCAGGAAATCGGAGGTCATCACGCATGA
- a CDS encoding ImmA/IrrE family metallo-endopeptidase — protein sequence MIDSSGIYRRAQQFIRKYGNHRLEMVIQKLGIRLYEVPDLNELLGMYTVRWRHRIILINPNLSDDSRRMVLAHELGHDQLHRQLAKGKALSENSLFDTIDHTEYEANAFAAHLLLDQDQVYDLAREGRDVIEMSKILRTDVNLLLIKLQEMTRLGWDLRVPYVPDARFFAHMNCS from the coding sequence ATGATTGATTCCTCCGGCATCTATCGTCGTGCCCAACAATTTATCCGCAAGTACGGCAATCACCGTCTGGAAATGGTCATCCAAAAACTGGGGATCCGGCTTTATGAAGTCCCGGACTTAAACGAATTGCTCGGCATGTACACGGTACGCTGGCGGCATCGCATTATTCTGATCAATCCGAACCTTTCCGATGATTCCCGGCGCATGGTCCTCGCCCACGAACTGGGACACGACCAGCTCCACCGCCAGTTGGCAAAGGGAAAGGCGCTGAGTGAAAATTCTCTCTTCGACACGATCGACCACACCGAGTACGAGGCCAACGCCTTCGCCGCCCATCTGCTCCTGGATCAGGATCAAGTCTACGATCTTGCCAGAGAAGGGCGCGATGTCATTGAAATGTCCAAAATCCTCCGGACCGATGTCAATCTGCTGCTGATCAAGCTCCAGGAAATGACCCGGTTAGGCTGGGATCTGCGTGTTCCCTATGTCCCGGATGCCCGCTTTTTCGCTCACATGAATTGTTCTTAA
- a CDS encoding helix-turn-helix transcriptional regulator: protein MKFGEKLRKLRHQALMTQAEVAKCIGVSRRTYISYEQEGRYPRHREVYHRLAETFKCPLNYLLTEDEVFVDESTKRYGSIGKRQAEELVAELSGLFAGGSLSEQDKDAVMIALQKAYFDCKEDNRKYAGKRAKKEGSDD from the coding sequence ATGAAATTTGGAGAAAAATTGAGAAAACTGCGTCATCAGGCTTTAATGACACAGGCTGAAGTGGCCAAATGCATCGGGGTTTCCAGAAGGACGTACATCAGCTACGAACAGGAAGGCCGCTATCCCAGACATCGGGAAGTCTATCACCGTCTGGCCGAAACCTTTAAATGCCCCCTCAACTACCTGCTCACGGAAGACGAAGTCTTTGTCGATGAATCGACCAAACGCTACGGCAGCATCGGCAAGCGCCAGGCTGAAGAACTGGTGGCCGAACTGTCCGGGCTTTTTGCCGGCGGTTCCCTGAGCGAACAGGACAAGGATGCCGTCATGATCGCGCTGCAGAAAGCTTATTTCGACTGCAAGGAAGACAACCGCAAATACGCCGGAAAGCGCGCTAAAAAAGAAGGTTCTGATGATTGA
- a CDS encoding flavin reductase family protein: MQKRKVKIDEIAGKIVSELPKGILLTTKTEDKVNTMTIGWGTVGIEWGKPVFAAYIREGRFTRKQLDRNPVFTVNIPVERTPEVRKAVGFCGSHSGRTEDKISGAGLTLVESEAVAAPAVKEFPITLECQVVFKQRQELSEIDSKFENFYPQDVDSSATGANKDAHIAYYGEIVDAYIIED, encoded by the coding sequence ATGCAGAAAAGAAAAGTCAAAATTGATGAAATTGCCGGAAAAATTGTGTCAGAACTGCCAAAGGGCATTCTTTTGACCACAAAGACAGAAGACAAGGTCAACACGATGACCATCGGCTGGGGTACAGTAGGCATCGAATGGGGCAAGCCCGTTTTTGCGGCTTATATTCGGGAAGGCCGGTTTACCCGGAAGCAGCTCGACCGCAATCCGGTTTTCACGGTGAACATCCCCGTGGAAAGAACACCGGAAGTGCGAAAGGCCGTCGGATTCTGCGGTTCTCATTCGGGACGGACAGAAGACAAAATTTCAGGCGCCGGGCTGACCTTAGTGGAAAGTGAAGCAGTAGCAGCGCCGGCGGTAAAAGAATTTCCCATCACGCTGGAATGCCAGGTGGTGTTTAAACAACGCCAGGAATTGTCGGAAATTGATTCCAAATTTGAAAACTTCTATCCCCAGGATGTGGACAGCAGCGCCACCGGCGCCAATAAAGACGCGCACATCGCCTATTACGGCGAAATCGTCGATGCCTATATCATTGAAGATTAA
- a CDS encoding DMT family transporter, translating to MSRFTQKHPHLLPQLTLFAASIIWGSSFFLMKRVIAVFPTFYLLALRFTIAASLLSLIFRKRLQTLQPRHLKAGLIIAVTFFLAYLFQTVGLKGTTPGKNSFLSAVYCVLVPFLCWGIEKKPPARAHIVAAFLCIVGVGLVSLTQHFSISWGDGLTLVCGVFFALNIIASAHYSQTIDVILITIMQFAISAVFCWICAFFTEQWPAAVTPSCLGELIYLALFPSMLAYLCQNYGLKHENTSTASIILCLESVFGVLFSVLFYGEQLSLKLILGFAVIFTSVLISELKPKWLG from the coding sequence ATGTCCCGTTTTACACAAAAACACCCGCACCTGCTGCCCCAGCTGACACTTTTTGCCGCGTCCATTATCTGGGGGTCTTCATTCTTCCTGATGAAGCGCGTGATCGCGGTGTTTCCGACTTTTTATCTGCTGGCGCTCCGCTTCACCATCGCCGCTTCGCTGCTGTCTCTCATCTTCCGCAAAAGACTTCAGACCCTGCAGCCCAGACACCTTAAGGCCGGCCTGATCATCGCCGTGACTTTCTTTTTGGCCTATCTTTTCCAAACCGTCGGCTTAAAGGGCACCACGCCCGGCAAAAATTCTTTTTTAAGCGCGGTCTACTGCGTCCTGGTCCCCTTTCTCTGCTGGGGCATCGAAAAAAAGCCGCCGGCGCGCGCGCACATTGTCGCGGCTTTTCTGTGTATTGTCGGCGTCGGTCTGGTCAGCCTGACGCAGCATTTTTCGATCAGCTGGGGCGACGGGCTCACGCTGGTGTGCGGGGTCTTTTTCGCCCTCAACATCATCGCCTCTGCCCACTACAGCCAAACCATCGACGTGATTCTCATCACCATCATGCAGTTTGCCATAAGCGCCGTCTTCTGCTGGATCTGCGCCTTTTTCACCGAACAGTGGCCTGCCGCCGTGACGCCCTCCTGTCTCGGCGAACTCATTTATCTGGCCCTGTTTCCTTCAATGCTGGCCTATCTCTGCCAGAATTACGGCCTGAAACACGAAAACACCTCTACCGCTTCTATTATTCTGTGTCTGGAGAGCGTGTTCGGCGTCCTGTTTTCTGTTTTATTCTACGGCGAACAGTTAAGCCTGAAGCTGATTCTGGGATTTGCCGTGATTTTCACTTCTGTTCTGATTTCCGAACTCAAGCCAAAGTGGCTTGGGTAA
- the dnaX gene encoding DNA polymerase III subunit gamma/tau, which yields MAYMALYRKYRPKSFDEVVGQEVTIKILKNQIISGRIGHAYLFTGIRGTGKTTIAKIFARAINCPNNHDGNPCNVCKTCREIEQPGVMDIIEIDAASNRGVDEIRDIREKVKYPPTLGRYKVYIIDEVHMLTREAFNALLKTLEEPPAHVVFILATTEPNKLPMTILSRCQRFDIRPIAQQAIVDRMKEILQDIGVDVEEEALQFIATRGDHSMRDALSILDQVIDLREDGKAITYAQVLDFLGMADRPTILRLAGDVVAEDAAAALEILQDLKARGRDATLILDQLIDMFRQILVVQSTGTAAKEILGLGDGDLAELGGIAEQAASSRLFSMMDVLIEAKEKLKYNDMAEVILEMTVLKLSTGAGAFETPVQQKPVSSAPKKRVRRKPAKVQPEPAPEIKAEPQTTEAVKEEAPPAPQTHAPEPQREPKPEPQPESQDVSAPVLQKKMLQVLEQKTPIDGKMFKQGKLVQKGPGRYVLCFFEGPASKMAFDRCSRSEAKLTELARKLTGGDVQLKVERVKKNFNDMNFTEKTAAIVGGTPIVQK from the coding sequence ATGGCGTACATGGCATTATATCGGAAGTACCGTCCAAAATCTTTTGATGAGGTTGTGGGTCAGGAAGTGACCATTAAAATCCTGAAGAACCAGATCATCAGCGGACGGATTGGCCATGCCTATCTGTTCACGGGTATTCGGGGAACAGGAAAAACCACGATTGCCAAAATCTTTGCCCGTGCCATCAACTGTCCGAACAATCACGACGGCAATCCCTGCAATGTGTGTAAAACCTGCCGGGAAATCGAACAGCCCGGGGTGATGGACATCATCGAAATCGACGCGGCCTCCAACCGGGGCGTCGATGAAATCCGGGACATCCGTGAAAAAGTGAAGTACCCGCCGACCCTGGGACGCTACAAAGTGTACATTATCGACGAAGTGCACATGCTGACCCGTGAGGCCTTCAATGCGCTGCTTAAAACTTTGGAAGAGCCGCCGGCCCACGTCGTTTTCATTTTGGCGACGACGGAGCCGAACAAGCTGCCCATGACCATTCTGTCGCGGTGCCAGCGCTTTGACATCCGGCCTATTGCCCAGCAGGCCATTGTCGACCGGATGAAGGAGATCCTTCAGGATATCGGCGTTGACGTCGAAGAAGAAGCCCTTCAGTTTATTGCCACCCGGGGAGATCATTCGATGCGGGATGCCCTCAGCATTCTGGATCAGGTCATCGATTTAAGAGAAGACGGCAAGGCCATCACCTACGCCCAGGTCCTGGATTTTCTCGGCATGGCGGACCGGCCGACGATCCTGCGCCTTGCAGGCGATGTGGTCGCGGAAGATGCTGCGGCGGCCCTTGAAATTCTTCAGGATCTGAAGGCCAGAGGCCGCGATGCCACGCTGATTCTGGATCAACTCATCGACATGTTCCGCCAAATTCTCGTCGTTCAGTCCACAGGAACCGCTGCAAAGGAAATCCTCGGTCTCGGGGACGGCGATCTGGCCGAACTGGGCGGCATTGCAGAACAGGCTGCCAGCAGCCGGCTCTTTTCGATGATGGATGTTTTGATCGAGGCGAAGGAAAAGCTGAAGTACAACGACATGGCCGAGGTCATTCTGGAAATGACGGTGCTCAAGCTGTCCACGGGAGCCGGCGCTTTTGAAACTCCGGTTCAGCAGAAACCCGTTTCTTCCGCACCCAAAAAGCGCGTGAGACGAAAACCTGCAAAAGTTCAGCCGGAGCCGGCGCCTGAAATTAAAGCTGAGCCCCAAACCACTGAGGCGGTTAAAGAAGAAGCGCCGCCGGCGCCCCAAACCCATGCGCCTGAACCTCAGCGCGAACCGAAACCTGAACCGCAGCCTGAATCTCAAGATGTCAGCGCACCGGTGCTTCAAAAGAAAATGCTTCAGGTTTTAGAACAAAAAACGCCGATAGATGGTAAAATGTTTAAGCAGGGGAAGCTGGTCCAAAAGGGTCCGGGGCGTTATGTACTGTGTTTTTTTGAAGGGCCTGCGAGTAAAATGGCCTTTGACCGGTGCAGCCGTTCAGAAGCCAAGCTGACCGAACTGGCCCGGAAACTGACCGGCGGCGACGTTCAGCTCAAAGTTGAAAGGGTAAAAAAAAACTTTAACGACATGAACTTTACAGAAAAAACGGCCGCCATTGTCGGCGGCACCCCGATTGTGCAAAAATAA
- a CDS encoding YbaB/EbfC family nucleoid-associated protein — MGKMKRRAPRGGGKMNQKNMMKQLQKMQSEMAQAQASLEEQEIQGTAGGGAVSVVMDGAKRLKSVHIDPDVIDEDDVEMLEDLIVAAVNEAGSQVDAMTSDQMGKLTEGINIPGLS, encoded by the coding sequence ATGGGAAAAATGAAAAGACGCGCGCCAAGGGGCGGCGGCAAGATGAATCAGAAAAATATGATGAAACAGCTCCAGAAAATGCAGAGCGAGATGGCCCAGGCCCAGGCCAGCCTTGAAGAACAGGAAATTCAGGGGACGGCCGGCGGCGGTGCTGTGAGCGTCGTCATGGACGGGGCGAAAAGATTAAAATCCGTGCATATCGATCCTGATGTCATCGATGAAGACGATGTGGAAATGCTGGAAGATCTGATCGTCGCCGCTGTGAACGAAGCGGGAAGCCAGGTTGATGCCATGACCAGCGATCAAATGGGAAAACTCACAGAAGGCATCAACATTCCGGGGTTGTCCTGA
- the recR gene encoding recombination mediator RecR, giving the protein MSVYPESIDRLVSELTKLPGIGEKTAQRLAFHLIDAPRDDITALAQALIAVKDKVHLCPICFSITDQEVCDICSDPSRDRSTICVVEHTRDVYAIERTREYNGLYHVLHGVISPLEGIGPQDIRARELIKRLNDKEVKEVIMATNPTPEGESTAVYLSNLITPAGIRVTRLAKGIPIGADVEYTDEVTLIKAFEGRKKI; this is encoded by the coding sequence TTGAGCGTTTATCCAGAATCTATCGACCGATTGGTCAGCGAACTGACAAAACTTCCCGGTATCGGCGAAAAGACGGCGCAGCGTCTGGCTTTTCATTTGATCGACGCGCCCCGGGACGACATCACCGCCCTGGCGCAGGCATTGATTGCGGTGAAAGACAAAGTCCACCTGTGTCCGATATGTTTTTCGATTACGGACCAGGAGGTATGCGATATCTGTTCAGATCCAAGCCGGGACCGTTCGACGATCTGCGTTGTGGAGCACACCCGGGATGTTTACGCCATCGAGCGCACCCGGGAATACAACGGACTGTACCACGTTCTGCATGGGGTCATTTCTCCTTTAGAGGGGATCGGGCCTCAGGATATCCGGGCGCGGGAGCTGATCAAACGTTTAAACGATAAAGAAGTTAAAGAAGTAATTATGGCGACGAACCCGACACCTGAAGGCGAATCGACGGCCGTTTATCTAAGCAATCTGATCACGCCGGCCGGCATTCGGGTAACGCGTTTGGCAAAAGGCATTCCAATCGGCGCGGATGTAGAATATACAGATGAAGTGACATTGATTAAGGCTTTTGAAGGCCGCAAAAAAATATAA